ATGAGTATAACGTTGCTTCCGGAtatatacataaacaaatactatatataaatatatacatcaaAACACTTAGGTCCGGTCATAGGATTCATTCAAACAATTGGATTAGGCACTTACCTAATACAAAAAGAAGTGCTTTCAACATTCTTTTCGAAGATATGCGTCGTCGTATTCGGAAAGCACTTGAAGTTTGCCACTGACTTGTCCCGCAGCCTAGAAAGCAACTGAATGCTTCATCAAGCATGtccatatttgaaaaaaaaaatgcggAAAACTACAGAAAATGGCGGAGTATTtacgcacgggattagtattacctgagGTAATTTTCACGGACCTTTTTACAGAAGGTGAAAGCCGCCGTTATCTTTACTGACATTGTTCGTAATGATTACTGACATGGTGCATTCGGAAGGGACTAAAATCACTGAGAAGCTCTGGTAATGATGACTGTACCCCATCTACCCCGCTAAAACTAATCCCATCCGAATAGGGCTTCAGCATAATCAAGTCATCTCCAGGATAGTATTTCTTAAATGCGCAATAAATACAGTGAGTTTATGCTAAAATGTGACATCTTACTTAAAGTTGCGGGACTCAGGAGGAAGGTAATATGTGGGTAGCAGGTGGGAAGGGGGAACAGAGGAGAATCGCTGTGTACAGTCTGTCTTCGTAGGCCACAGCACACAGTGACTTTCCTGTTTATGCACAGCAAGCATACAGAATGTGACacaatctgacaaatattttgtattaccatacatatactgtacatcatgcACACATAATTAAATATGCTGAATTTTAAGTCAACACGAAAATTTGGATTGTTAGTCATCTACGAAGTCCTCGACATATACTTGCATACAACTAAACAGACACAAGCTCTTACCTCAGCTGAAGTGGTCTCTTTGTCCCAGTAGGCCGCAGGTTCACGTCTTAAGGACATTGTGTAGAACTGCTGAGGACTGTGACTCTCATTAATGCTCAACTCAGACACCAGAGCAACACTGCTGGCTATAGACACCTCCTCACCAAACTACACAAAAAGACACAACATGTCAAAGAGAGAGATCAAAACTTAAATTTACATACGTAAGAGTGTTGTTGCACTGAATATCGGCATGGCTGTAATAATGCTTTCACACAACAGTTCAATCACAGTAATTGAATATATGCACAGGTTGTTTTATAATCTAGCTTGGGCATTTCTGGTGAACTGATAGCTGAAGAATGTCCATATACACTCACTGCTTTCAAAAAGTATGAACACTAATTGTCGAATTGGAATTTGCAAAGAACCTGCTCTCTCCTCAAAGCGCTGAAATGTAAACAACTTGTTCATCTTATTTTACATTAAGGCCCGGAAAGAAAATTGAAGATACCACCACACCAATGACTGACGGTTCACCAGACGTTTTCCAGCGGAAGTTCTTTAGTATGTGCCGTGCAAATAGTCAACCGACATTTTAGAAAATAaggtcatttgtttattttttgcaacgCCAATGAAAATATTTCCAATGACAACCAACCGTAGTGGTGACCTAAATAAGGAGAACGGAACCCAAAGCAACTGTTAAGTCTATATAGCATCAATACCCAATCTCACAACAAACATTACACTTGAAAAGAAATCATGAGAATGGTATGTTTTAAGTCTCACTTGAATGTAGTGGACATTTTCAAAGAGTTCTCCACGGTGATACCGCACAGGCAGGTCAAAAGGACAGTGCAGGGTGAACTTCTGCTGGCCCATATGACACATTTGGTGATTTCCTGAAACATCACAGAAAAATCTTTTAGCTGTTAGCAACATAAACAGGCGCTTTCCTGTAgatcagtggttagagcatggcactagcaacgccaaagtcatgggttcgatcccagggattggaCATTCtcaacaaatgtatagtataatacaatgttgctttggataaaagcgtctaccaaatgcgtaaatgtaaatgtaaacatggaACAAGAAAAAACGTAACACCAACAAGACAAGTCTTGCGTAACAATGAAACCTGCTTATCCAGTACATTGACTAACTCAATGTGCTTTCATCTGCGTTACACATTTTGTATGACAGTTTAGACATGCGGTCTAACCGAGTTGTGCTTCTTTAGCCATCTGGGTCTCATGAATGATGTTTCGCAGGATCTGCTCCTCCTGAATGAGCTTGTGCTTGTCCAGCATCTCCTGCTGCCGCAGGTAATGATCATGCTGTTTCTGGTACTCCTTCAGTTCATTCAGGGTACGCTGCAAAGACCTGCAGAAAGAGAGCTATTTATGTTGCTTCACACTTTTCTTCCGTCCAAATTTAGTTTGAACTCAACAGAAATAAAAGTCATCATGTTGGGCAATGAGAAAACCAAAGGTCTTCATTACCGGTGTTGAGCTTCAAGCCGCTGTTCCAGCTTCTGCTGGCAGAGGACCGCATGTTTTCTTCTGAGGGCCTGCTCAAAGACAGGCTGAGCCTGCAGGGCCTGCTCATAGCACAGCACAGAGTGATTATACTCCCCCAACATCTACCAGAGATACAGGCGGAACAGGGAAGTGAAGGTCATTTGCACTGAACCGAATCAGATATTGTATGTTTGCATACAATTGTGTGGAAGTATCTTCATCCCCCTCAACTCACAGCATAAATGTTGCCCAGGGTATAATGGCTGGTTAGCAGATCGGTGGTGAGATCAAGAGCAGCGTGTGCGAGGATGGCGGCGTCCGCTGAGAAGTGCGCTCGGTGAAGTATGTTTGCCATATTGACAAGTGCAATGTCTTTGTGCGGCCTAAAAGAAGTGAAGCGTGATATGtaaatttacataaaacaagGCCACTGTCGAGTGACAACCTATATAGGTGGCAAGAGGAGGATCACTGTTGATATCGCATGTTATACAATACTTTCACAACTGTTATTTTCCTCCTCCATGTGTCCTTATGTTGCTTCCATGTACCTTGGAGAAAAATGCAGGGCACGCACCACACAGTCCACAGCTCGCCTCGGTTCGTTCTTTATACGCCAGTAAAACGAGGCCAGATTATAAAGCACCCACGAAGATGAGTTCTGAACATTTCAAagaagaaatggaaaaaattTGATCATCTTCAATATTGACAAAATCAACCAACGTTCATAGTTTACTTTAAAACAGGGAATTGAACGACAGAGGACAAGAAGCAAGCGTCCTACACACAGATGCTTTACACAGACACAAATCCTTGaaattatttggaaaaatgtaatgtaCTTATGTAATAAtatcttaaataaaacaaaaaatgcagaAGGTATAAATGGCCCAAGAGGGAATTTAGCTTTCTAAGCCCCATGCACATCATCAAAACTGAAACATAaagcataaaaacatacacGCAGTAGGGCTTGGTGTATCCGATGCCCAACCTCATCCACATTCTGACCGGGCTTAAGCGACAGGGAGGTAAAGATCGGGTCATCCTTTGAAAGCAAGGGTGATGTGAGGTTTACCTTCTCTTGTACACCctaaaaaataaagtcatagaCAAATAAGCATGCATATGATGTAAAAACCGAAGACATAAATGAATGAGTGTATCTTAAAACATTCGGATTACCCGGAGGTGCTGAAATGCATGAATGCTGTAAGGGAGGTCAAGTATTTTTATACAGTCAGGTTTTTCCAGGTCTGGAGGTAGAGGTGACGTTTGATCCAAATAATCCTCCGGActaaaacaccaaaaacaaaatgatacaGCCTAAAATGAGATGGCAAATATTtacagcacaaaaacaagataaTTTGCAAATATAATCTCTCTGTAAGGAAACGACACAGACTTTATGCCTCTGCTCTCCAGAGATATAAAAGTGCCGTCATAGAGATCCAAGTCTCCTAGTGGAACTTTAGCCGTGACACAGTCAGCATCTTCTTTATAGTGTCGCTGCTCTAAGCCAGTATCCCGATCCTCGTTCTCTTCGATGTGAATTTTCTGAGCAACTAGTTGCTTCTGCAATAAGTGCAACAGAACACTGTCAGTCAAGGAGTTTATATCAAGTTTTAAGGAAATGCACATTCTCTTCAGTGGAAACGGTGCTGCTTACTTATATACAGACAGTTATTTGTAAAAGAACTGTGtattgttaaaggaatagttcagccaaaaattttaattatgtcatttactcaccctcaagttgtttcaaatgcGTATAAATTTATCTTTtctactgaacacaaagaaagatatttggaaaaatgtctgtaaccaaacggttctggggcactattgactattaTAGTAGCGAAATGATAGTCAAGGGTGCCCCAGGATTGTTTggtttccaaatatcttcattggtgttcaaaagaacaaagaaaggtATAGAGGTTTGGAAggactcaatgatgaataaataatgacatttttaaatttgggggaactatcactttaatgataAATGTGAGGTTTCACATCACCTCTAATTTCTTGAGGTAGTTCACACGAGTCTCTTGTTGCATAAAAAGAACTAAATGGTGGGGATGTTTTAAGTTAAGAGGAGAGTCCACCTGaaattgaaaaaatacaaaaacagttgACACAGGCTTAGAACGCGAGTTACGAACAGAGACCTAGTAGACAAGTCACTTGTTAAAAGCTTAAGAAAAGCATATTGACCACGAACAACGACATTAAGAAACCAGTCAGTAATGGTGACAATTTGACTTGTGAGTAGTACTTAGACACACGAGAGCATTGGGATATCATGATTCATTACAAATAAACAGCAGACGGCAGTAGAACAGCTGTCAACACATCGGCTAAACTGAACTCGAAACATGCTTGTCTATAAAGCAGCGCTCGTGAATAATAATCATATCACGCAAGTGATTTTAAAGTTCGCTCGTCTATCTCGTGATGTACATAGGTTATACAGCACGACAGAGTGACTAAACACGGCACATTCGCGTACCTGCTGTTGAATCTTCCCGTCCTCCGTCACCACCCAGTGTGTGGTGGCTCGCCCGGGCTCCGCCAGCAATacgcaaataaaaatgaacaccGATCCTCGAACCGACGAGCTCCAGAAACATTTATTAGTGGAATGATTGCCTATACTATTGCTCTTGTCATCCGCCATCTTTCTAGCGTCTGTCCATTCGACCCTAAAGGCTCGCGTCATTCAACATCATCTACTTCCGGGTTACGTTGTTGTTCCGCCTCCCCTACGTCCAAACCAAACACGTTAATTTTCAAAACAGTTAACTTAACTGAAAAAATGACAGGGCTTACGCATAGTTTAACGAATTACTTTAATGTAGTGAATTATTAATTactataaatgattaaaaaaaattacaatacagtgtgcaaaacattcaaaagtaTACAATAGCCTACTTTGATTTTGACCAAGTTGCAAATACTGGAAAACAACACTAGAATTTAATTTGGACAGCTCACCAGTTGtaacatttaaatgtacaaaCATTTGTTCATCTACAGAGACACATTGTACAGTGCTAGTGTTAAAGTGAACATACAAGTAGAATCCCtcagaaacatttaaaatatatattacattcatttacataaaaaagctACAAAGAACAAAAACCCAAAAGTCATCATTTAGAAGTTTCCTGTCTTAATAGCAGTCATGTTGTGTGCAGAAGCGTTACAGTTGAATGATGGTTGAGTTCAGAATTTCAGGCACATGTTTTGACTTAGATGACTTGGAGAGGTCTCGCTGTGAAAAGAAACAACAGATTAGATGTTTTTTGAGTAATTTTCAGTAAATGTTACTGTACAGTAATATGAACATGTGTTTCCGATATTATATGGTTTTATGAGGCCTGGACTGAAATATGATTATTATCATGTGCCAGAATGGAGATAGAGACAAGGATGATTGCAGTTAAATAACtgatttgtaaacaaacaaacaaaaagatatTGTTGGTTAGAAGTGTGGATTAGGAGAAAACACACAGTCCTGTTCTAAGAGGGCAATAGGATGTAAAAAACATCAATGCATTCATATATTGCATGGTGCATGAAAGCTTTAGTTTATTGATTGATTTTCTTGGTGTgacaaaacaacaaatgtgCCATaacagttttgtgtgtgtaaccATGCAACTGCATAATGTCGTTTGGAAATGTATCACAAACAAACCTTGATTGTATTGATTCAGGCTTGACAAATTCCTTTAGAAACATTTAGATTTGCATCGTATTATCTCAATGTCACcaggggcctgtttcaataaggaggttcaaccaactctaggttaaaccttgaactcagagttggtttacttagaaatgagaaactttgagtttttggtttcagaacagctgatttgagttagttcaatgtactctgggtaggcttaccctgggttaagcgcgtacaccacgactataaaaagccatcatcaatggagctccgatattacgattcaccatggcaacggcaccaaaaaagcaacatggtggcagaaagcacttgagagtgaggcacactttccgctctgcatgcagtggatttactgatgtcctgaaaatgacttaagtttaaattaataaatgtaccaataaacaaacaaagtaatcattaaatgaatgaaacgacagaaataaaacagaaataataaaaaaatcgtatgttctcactcgaCATGAGTGTTCTAGCTACGCGAGTGAGATGttatggtgtataggacacctgtagggtgtcagactctcgtgcaaagtcagactgatcgccggttcaaaccctgctctgagcagatttcagttggaatggctgcacgtcaaaattacttgtttattacctttatcgcttcatttctgcatgtatgtctgtatttattcatttctttatttatacactttattaagtcatttctcattgtccatagaaaattatgctctAATGTAGTAATACACGTACAGTGggtgatgttattgatgtaaggatggatgagatatattttgatatatctaattcaatgtgaagaaaaattaaaacagttttaataaaaatgcacagggaaatgacaaaattccactcgggtcctaaattgctctcctgaaatcaaagtgcatcccaatgaattaatgcagcctcttcatgaatcctctataaaagcacatatgacatatacgtcactgagatggtctctgtatgatcaaaatgtgtgccatgaatgactgtattaatgaatgaatgagttacaccacttgcgctttaaaagtgggaggagatggaaataaactctgggtttaccaaagaaaacctgctcccgaccaggttaggttcacagagtaagttactagttactgactctgagtataagttacctctcctttagaaacgggcttgagttaccctgctttctcgggtttgacacaCCTCACATTCTAAAACgtaaaacccagagtttccctcatttcagggttaatatactcagagttttctctaaacctcctttctgaaatggGCCCCAGGCATAAACAACTCATATCCATAAAACACTTAAATTGATGCTCTTGCTCTCATTGACTAGACAGTGAGTTACTAGTGGATATAATGTGGGGAACACAAGGAATTTACCTGAAATTCTGAATAGGTACTTGCGACAGAGTTAATACTGAAGTTACGCTGCGGGCTTGCTGAGACCTTCATCACCCCCCCCACACCACCAGTAAGATGACAAATATTCTCCTTATTACGCTCTAGCGTACCTTGATGAGGAGGTTTACCGTGGCCTGGAGTCTTCACCACATTGCCCTGCtttgaaagaaaacacattagTGAAAAGGACAAGTTACACATTACCTTTGTTAATcagtaaattattatttactttgttaaTCAGTAAAGGATTATTCATATAATAGTTAATTTAAAGATTAAGAACAATAGTTTTGTTATGGCCGTGCACTGACCTTTGGAGGGCGGGACATAGGAGAGTGACAGACAGTACCACCAAAGACAGAACGTATAGTGCTGTTAGAAGTGCCAGTACTGGAGGTAGCGTTTAGCTGAAGAAAAGCCAAACAATTATTATCGCAACAGCcatgcatttataaaaaaaatactgtcttGAGGTGTGGAATGACAAGAGTACTTTAAATTACGAACCTCCtggatataaaaataaaatcccaTTGTACTTGCCTTTCGAGCTTTGCCAGGTGTTGTGCTGCCCAGAAATCTTCTTTTAGTTGGTGTCCGAATGACAGTGCCATAGACCATATCCTCTTCAgtctgtttgcttttcttttgtTGCTATACAAAGACATTGCATTATTAGAAcatctactgacagaaaatcAGATCTCTATGGGTTAATACATTACAATTACATTATAGTAATGGATGTTTTTAACTAGATGCACACCTATATTTAATATGACCAATTAGCCATTgcctaacaataaataaataaaaaaactgtaaagaatgtataaaatgtatggGATAATATTTGCACATGCATATATTCATATGCTCAGTAAAGTACAAACCCTCTCCTGTTTTTCACGTTCTTTCTCCAGCCGGTATGATTCCCACTGATCAGCAACAAACTGCATGAACTTTTGACCATTCACCAGAAACTCTCTGTTCTGCTCCTGCTCCCACTGTTCAATCTCTGCCATCAGCTTCTTCTCAAGCTAGATGAGACATACTGGATTACAAATGGCTACGTTTTCTAAAGATCAGCCTTATAATATGGATAGATTTCATAATTACTCTGGGGAGACTTTTGAGCAGATCAGCCCGTTGTTTCTCCTCCTTTAAAAGGTGCCCCCCTCTGTTGGTGAATCTGGATGGATCTTTGGctttttcctgaaaaacaacaacattagcTGATGCAAATACaatatctcacagaagtgagtacacctcacatttttgtaaatattttattatatcttttcatgtgacaacactgaagaaatgaaactttgctaaaatgtaaagtagtgagtgtacagcttgtgtaacagtgtaaatttgctgtccgctcaaaataactcaatacatagccattaatgtctaaaccgctggcaacaaaagtgagtacacccctaagtgaaaatgtccaaattgggcccaagaAGAtggccaagaccctgaaactgagctgcagcacggtggccaagaccatacagcggtttaacaggacaggttccactcagaacaggcctcgccatggtcgaccaaagaagtagagtgcacgtgctcagcgtcatatccagaggttgtctttgggaaatagacgtatgagtgctgccagcgttgctgcagaggttgaaggggtggggggtcagcctgtcagtgctcagaccatacgccgcacactgcatcacccaatttggacatttaggggtgtactcacttttgttgccagcagtttagacattaatggctgtgtgttgagttattttgagcggacagcaaatttacactgttatacaagctgtacactcactactttacattgtagtaaagtgtcatttcttcagtgttgtcacatgaaaagatataataaaatatttacaaaaatgtgagacTGTATATCATCtgtgaaaaacatttcagtgcCAGTGCACTTAGATTAACTCACTTCAAGATCTAAGAAAAGCTTCCAGCTTTCTTCCCATTGGTGCACACCTTCGAAAAGTTCTTTGTGATCATCGAAATACTGTTTAAGGCAGACAATTTCTGCATCGTGTAAGCTCAGAAGTTCCTCACTGAAATCATCTGAGACAAAAAGTAAACATCTAAACTCTTACTATTACAAAAAAGACACTCAACTGTGTAATTGAGAAAATTATAACTCACCATCGTAATAGGGCACAAAAGCCTGCCGTTGGTCAGAGCTATAAAAGCACTTATCCCAGAACACTGCAATGTCTTTTCGAATGGTCCCTGTTACTTGCTGGATATTTTTAAGCTTCAGTCCCTCAAGACGGCTGACCTCAGCTTGTAGCTGACAGTAGAAGacacaaataatttaaatgtatttaaggcATCTGTTAGTTATTCAAAAGGCTTGACAAAAGCAACAAGCCATGAGATTACTAACAGCTTCTATATTTCTTCTCTTTGAAAGGGTCATGTGTTCAGAAATGGCATCACGTTCTTCCTGCGGAATCTGCAACCTTTCCCAGAGATTCTGGATCGTCTCTCGATAAGAGCCACAGACACGCTCGTTCTCAGCCTTCCTGCTCTCCaactaataataaaaagaaaaaactgcATTACGCATTTGTTAAAGCTTAAGTTTGCAGTATTTCAACATGTTATGTTGTACCTGGTGAAGGAGGACTTTGAGTGAATCGATGTTTTCTTTAGACAAACAAAAACTCTCTTCATCTTCACATACAACATCCTTTTCAAAACTAGTCTCAGGCACTTGGTCCAGATCGTCCATGCAAAGTATTATCTGCTTCTTAAGTTTGACAAATTCCTCATGTCTCCATTCCTTGAAAAAAAAATCGAACTGTAAATTAAACTGAACACAACACTTCGATAAATGACTGGGACTTGTATAAAACAAGTACTTTAgagttttaaacaaatatttgaaaTCATTATACTTTCTCAGCAGTGAGACAGGTGATGTGTTGACGAAAGTTTCCCAGGTCTTCTAAAGACAGAACAGAACTGGCAGAGATGGAAAATGGTTGTGAGCAGAGAATATCACAGAGATCCTGATCCTGCTCTGTTAAAGCTTTGAGTGCCTGCATTCTCTGATTTTTCTCTCTTATCATCACTTCAACATGAGACCGGAGGTCTTTCTCCTGCTTAAGTATAGTGTCACTTCTGTCCTCCTGAAAACATTAGAAATCATAAATAAAGTTATTCAAAGTCAAACATTGTGTTTATTCATTCTTCAATGTCTACAATGTGCATCCAATGTAAATGCTTGCCTGAAACAGGGGAAGCTGAAGCTCCAAGCATAATTTACTCATCTCTTTGTGACATGTCTCGATACTTGTCAACAGACGTTTCCGCAGGCTCTCTTCTTCTGCGATCATCATGTCCAGAAGACTCTAAACCATAAAAGTTTTGTTAGATTGATCACTAAAGCCTTTTTGACAGGATCCAGCAGATGATCAACATCATTACACTCAACACTCACTTTGACGTGATTCTTAACCACATTTGTTCTCTCTAATCGTTGATCCTCTGGGATGCCAATCTCCTCCCAGATGTCCTTCAGATGGCAAAGGGCTTTATTCAGACATGCCACTGATTCTGCAGCAATCACCTCACTAAAATCATTGACAAGAATAAGTTCACCAAACGAATTGTGTATTGTTCGTTTTAAATAGTTATGACATGAAACTTggataacatgtttattttttcatatggGAATCAGATCTCTTTTAGATTATAACCCATAATGTTCATTAGTGATCTATTTAAATGGTATGTTATAAAGAGTAAGTGACCCACCCATACGAGCTGTTCAAAAACACCTGCTGtcatgcattttaataaaatgccaTTTAATGATCGCTAAAGTGTATTAACAATAATGTAAAAGGcattaacattttcaaaacaaactaCAATTTGAACTAAGTTAAGTCATGTTGATCAAGTCGCATACTACTGCAATATCTGACTAAGTTACGTACAGTTCTAAAACAAACACTTGTCCAAATATCATATCGCCAAATGCACTCACCTCTTCCTCATCCTAGTATCCCAAGACAGAGATTTTctttctatttctattttatgaaaaaatatgagaCTGTACAGTCCTCGCACTCTGATCGTGCCACAACCGTTTCTGATTCAAAATATGCGTCAAAACAGCGCCGACCATTTGATTGGCTGATTTCGAGCGTCACTGCGCATGCGTGTGGATGTGTCAAACAGACGCGGATTGTTCACAAATGACCTCAGGAGCTTTTTAAAATGAACCGCCactcctgttttttttctgtgaatacGTATTAACCACATCAAACTCAAAAATAATTGTCAAtaattttacagttgttttgttgcatcgtatattata
This region of Triplophysa rosa linkage group LG1, Trosa_1v2, whole genome shotgun sequence genomic DNA includes:
- the prc1b gene encoding protein regulator of cytokinesis 1b isoform X2, which codes for MRKSEVIAAESVACLNKALCHLKDIWEEIGIPEDQRLERTNVVKNHVKSLLDMMIAEEESLRKRLLTSIETCHKEMSKLCLELQLPLFQEDRSDTILKQEKDLRSHVEVMIREKNQRMQALKALTEQDQDLCDILCSQPFSISASSVLSLEDLGNFRQHITCLTAEKEWRHEEFVKLKKQIILCMDDLDQVPETSFEKDVVCEDEESFCLSKENIDSLKVLLHQLESRKAENERVCGSYRETIQNLWERLQIPQEERDAISEHMTLSKRRNIEALQAEVSRLEGLKLKNIQQVTGTIRKDIAVFWDKCFYSSDQRQAFVPYYDDDFSEELLSLHDAEIVCLKQYFDDHKELFEGVHQWEESWKLFLDLEEKAKDPSRFTNRGGHLLKEEKQRADLLKSLPRLEKKLMAEIEQWEQEQNREFLVNGQKFMQFVADQWESYRLEKEREKQERQQKKSKQTEEDMVYGTVIRTPTKRRFLGSTTPGKARKLNATSSTGTSNSTIRSVFGGTVCHSPMSRPPKGNVVKTPGHGKPPHQGTLERNKENICHLTGGVGGVMKVSASPQRNFSINSVASTYSEFQRDLSKSSKSKHVPEILNSTIIQL
- the prc1b gene encoding protein regulator of cytokinesis 1b isoform X1, with the protein product MRKSEVIAAESVACLNKALCHLKDIWEEIGIPEDQRLERTNVVKNHVKSLLDMMIAEEESLRKRLLTSIETCHKEMSKLCLELQLPLFQEDRSDTILKQEKDLRSHVEVMIREKNQRMQALKALTEQDQDLCDILCSQPFSISASSVLSLEDLGNFRQHITCLTAEKEWRHEEFVKLKKQIILCMDDLDQVPETSFEKDVVCEDEESFCLSKENIDSLKVLLHQLESRKAENERVCGSYRETIQNLWERLQIPQEERDAISEHMTLSKRRNIEALQAEVSRLEGLKLKNIQQVTGTIRKDIAVFWDKCFYSSDQRQAFVPYYDDDFSEELLSLHDAEIVCLKQYFDDHKELFEGVHQWEESWKLFLDLEEKAKDPSRFTNRGGHLLKEEKQRADLLKSLPRLEKKLMAEIEQWEQEQNREFLVNGQKFMQFVADQWESYRLEKEREKQERQQKKSKQTEEDMVYGTVIRTPTKRRFLGSTTPGKARKLNATSSTGTSNSTIRSVFGGTVCHSPMSRPPKQGNVVKTPGHGKPPHQGTLERNKENICHLTGGVGGVMKVSASPQRNFSINSVASTYSEFQRDLSKSSKSKHVPEILNSTIIQL
- the prc1b gene encoding protein regulator of cytokinesis 1b isoform X3 translates to MRKSEVIAAESVACLNKALCHLKDIWEEIGIPEDQRLERTNVVKNHVKSLLDMMIAEEESLRKRLLTSIETCHKEMSKLCLELQLPLFQEDRSDTILKQEKDLRSHVEVMIREKNQRMQALKALTEQDQDLCDILCSQPFSISASSVLSLEDLGNFRQHITCLTAEKEWRHEEFVKLKKQIILCMDDLDQVPETSFEKDVVCEDEESFCLSKENIDSLKVLLHQLESRKAENERVCGSYRETIQNLWERLQIPQEERDAISEHMTLSKRRNIEALQAEVSRLEGLKLKNIQQVTGTIRKDIAVFWDKCFYSSDQRQAFVPYYDDDFSEELLSLHDAEIVCLKQYFDDHKELFEGVHQWEESWKLFLDLEEKAKDPSRFTNRGGHLLKEEKQRADLLKSLPRLEKKLMAEIEQWEQEQNREFLVNGQKFMQFVADQWESYRLEKEREKQERQQKKSKQTEEDMVYGTVIRTPTKRRFLGSTTPGKARKLNATSSTGTSNSTIRSVFGGTVCHSPMSRPPKQGNVVKTPGHGKPPHQARPLQVI
- the prc1b gene encoding protein regulator of cytokinesis 1b isoform X4, with the translated sequence MRKSEVIAAESVACLNKALCHLKDIWEEIGIPEDQRLERTNVVKNHVKSLLDMMIAEEESLRKRLLTSIETCHKEMSKLCLELQLPLFQEDRSDTILKQEKDLRSHVEVMIREKNQRMQALKALTEQDQDLCDILCSQPFSISASSVLSLEDLGNFRQHITCLTAEKEWRHEEFVKLKKQIILCMDDLDQVPETSFEKDVVCEDEESFCLSKENIDSLKVLLHQLESRKAENERVCGSYRETIQNLWERLQIPQEERDAISEHMTLSKRRNIEALQAEVSRLEGLKLKNIQQVTGTIRKDIAVFWDKCFYSSDQRQAFVPYYDDDFSEELLSLHDAEIVCLKQYFDDHKELFEGVHQWEESWKLFLDLEEKAKDPSRFTNRGGHLLKEEKQRADLLKSLPRLEKKLMAEIEQWEQEQNREFLVNGQKFMQFVADQWESYRLEKEREKQERQQKKSKQTEEDMVYGTVIRTPTKRRFLGSTTPGKARKLNATSSTGTSNSTIRSVFGGTVCHSPMSRPPKGNVVKTPGHGKPPHQARPLQVI